The Sorex araneus isolate mSorAra2 chromosome 5, mSorAra2.pri, whole genome shotgun sequence genome has a segment encoding these proteins:
- the DSPP gene encoding dentin sialophosphoprotein has protein sequence MKIIVYVCICVAAWAIPVPQIKPLERHAADQSMNVNLPEKSKVPTQNELNAENTTRENGAPWHENQGESQSQVQDDYKGERNGSEWAPVGEKSSSHLTSANEVGNTEDQNVAMGKSATYGYDEIHGQDANATANGIRGKAPVIVTDISGATNGSGSIGDTEDSPKNGSAGVAHQRGDNPAPQEDRQYVVESSNSTIPEDGVQGTTCGSEGNASGTTAQTEGGINENEEAGVTPGVSGTSGRQDTGVDNSEGNPSGNGEDEYEDQGSGDDDDDEGDDAGNGQVGTGNQDQGSTGAGQEDKDNSLGQESTSREDDGPGGKEEPQEGDGDNTSKSEEENANVPEDKGSQRVESNPKPSNRENKGVGSAVSQQLEANVIGKSQAKEIETKGPSHGNRNNTTKVFGKVTEDKESKGQPAVVTSKGNVKTQEVSVSAGRGQKAEPGNTFGHSRTGSGSHSDGYDSYEFDDESMQGDDPNSSEESKGKDDGNSEGDSNSSSQGDVSYSSQESSDNGDDSDSTGGQDDESESTSDASESDSGGHGDSESEDNSKSDSSTEKSESSDSSDSSSDSSDSSSDSSDSSDSSDSSDSSSDSSDSSDSSDSSSDSSDSSDSSSDSDSTDSSSDSSDSSDSSSDSSDSSDSSSDSSDSSDSSDSSSDSSDSSSSSDSSDSSSDSSDSSSDSSDSSSSSDSSDSSDSSDSSDSSDSDSKSDSSNSSDSKSDSSNSDSSDSSDSSDSSDSSDSSDSDSSDSSDSSDSSDSSDSSDSSDSSDSSDSSDSSDSSDSSDSSDSSDSSDSSDSSDSSDSSDSSDSSDSSDSSDSSDSSDSSDSSDSSDSSDSNDSSDSSDSSDSSDSSDSSDSSDSSDSSDSSDSSDSNDSSDSSDSSDSSDSSDSSDSSDSSDSSDSSDSSDSSDSSDSSDSSDSSDSSDSSDSSDSSDSSDSSDSSDSSDSSDSSDSSDSSDSSDSSDSSDSSDSSDSSDSSDGSDDDSSDNNKGSDSASENRGDNRRKSKSSKKHNNRGDSSDSISEGSDSNHSTSDD, from the exons atgaagattattGTATATGTTTGCATTTGTGTGGCCGCATGGGCCATTCCA GTTCCTCAAATCAAACCACTGGAGAGACATGCTGCTGACCAGTCTATGAATGTAAATCTTCCAGAAAAATCAAAAGTGCCAACACAG AATGAGTTAAATGCTGAAAACACCACCAGAGAAAATGGTGCCCCTTGGCATGAAAATCAGGGAGAAAGTCAGTCTCAGGTTCAAGACGAttacaaaggagagagaaatggcTCTGAGTGGGCACCTGTAGGAGAGAAAAGTTCCTCCCATCTCACGTCAGCCAACGAAGTGGGGAACACCGAGGATCAGAATGTGGCCATGGGAAAATCAGCAACATATGGATACGATGAGATTCATGGACAAGACGCTAATGCCACAGCAAATGGCATCAGGGGCAAGGCACCAGTAATCGTCACGGACATTTCTGGAGCAACCAATGGGAGCGGTAGTATTGGAGACACTGAAGACAGTCCAAAGAACGGGTCTGCTGGAGTTGCCCATCAGCGCGGGGACAACCCTGCTCCCCAGGAGGACAGGCAGTACGTGGTCGAAAGCAGTAACAGTACCATCCCGGAGGACGGAGTACAGGGGACCACGTGTGGGAGTGAAGGAAATGCAAGTGGCACCACAGCTCAGACAGAAGGTGGGATAAATGAGAATGAGGAGGCAGGGGTAACCCCAGGGGTCAGTGGCACCAGCGGCAGGCAAGATACGGGGGTGGATAATTCTGAAGGGAATCCCAGTGGGAACGGAGAAGATGAATATGAAGACCAGGGCTCtggcgatgatgatgatgacgaagGTGATGACGCGGGGAATGggcaagtgggcaccggtaaccaGGACCAGGGGAGCACAGGGGCGGGGCAAGAAGACAAGGACAATAGCTTAGGCCAAGAGTCAACAAGTCGTGAAGACGATGGCCCCGGAGGCAAAGAAGAACCCCAGGAAGGTGATGGAGACAACACTTCCAAGAGTGAAGAGGAAAACGCTAACGTACCAGAAGACAAGGGTAGCCAGCGGGTGGAGAGCAACCCCAAGCCCAGTAACAGAGAAAACAAAGGTGTGGGAAGTGCAGTCAGTCAACAACTAGAGGCAAATGTGATTGGCAAGAGTCAAGCAAAG GAAATAGAAACCAAAGGCCCTAGCCATGGAAACAGAAACAATACTACCAAAGTATTTGGGAAAGTCACCGAAGACAAAGAGAGTAAAGGACAGCCTGCAGTGGTCACAAGCAAAGGGAATGTCAAGACACAAGAAGTCAGCGTCAGCGCGGGACGTGGCCAGAAAGCAGAGCCCGGAAACACGTTTGGACACAGCAGAACAGGTAGTGGCAGTCATAGTGACGGCTATGACAGCTATGAATTCGATGATGAGTCCATGCAGGGAGATGACCCCAATAGCAGTGAGGAGTCTAAAGGCAAGGACGATGGCAATTCCGAAGGTGACAGTAATAGCAGTAGCCAAGGAGATGTCTCCTACAGCTCCCAGGAGTCAAGTGATAACGGAGACGATAGCGACTCCACAGGAGGGCAGGATGATGAGAGTGAGAGCACTTCAGACGCTAGCGAGAGCGACAGCGGTGGCCATGGGGACAGCGAGAGTGAGGACAACAGCAAGTCAGACAGTAGCACAGAAAAATCAGAGAGCAGTGACAGCAGTGACAGTAGCAGTGACAGCAGTGACAGTAGCAGTGACAGCAGCGACAGTAGTGACAGCAGTGACAGCAGCGACAGTAGCAGTGACAGCAGTGACAGTAGTGACAGCAGTGACAGCAGCAGTGACAGTAGTGACAGCAGCGACAgcagcagtgacagtgatagcactGACAGCAGCAGTGACAGTAGCGACAGCAGTGACAGCAGCAGTGACAGTAGTGATAGCAGTGACAGCAGCAGTGACAGTAGTGACAGCAGCGACAGCAGCGACAGTAGCAGTGACAGCAGTGACAGTAGCAGCAGCAGTGACAGCAGTGATAGCAGTAGTGACAGCAGTGACAGTAGCAGTGACAGCAGTGACAGTAGCAGCAGCAGCGACAGCAGTGACAGTAGCGATAGCAGTGATAGCAGTGACAGCAGTGATAGTGACAGCAAATCAGACAGTAGCAACAGCAGTGACAGCAAGTCAGATAGTAGTAATAGTGACAGCAGTGACAGTAGTGACAGCAGTGACAGCAGTGATAGCAGTGACAGTAGTGATAGCGACAGCAGTGACAGCAGTGACAGCAGTGACAGTAGTGACAGCAGCGACAGCAGTGATAGCAGCGACAGCAGCGACAGCAGTGACAGCAGCGACAGTAGTGACAGCAGCGACAGCAGTGATAGCAGCGACAGCAGCGACAGCAGTGACAGCAGTGACAGCAGCGATAGCAGCGACAGCAGTGACAGCAGCGACAGCAGCGACAGCAGCGACAGTAGTGATAGCAGCGACAGCAGTGACAGCAGCGACAGTAGTGATAGCAGCGACAGCAGTGACAGCAATGATAGTAGTGACAGCAGCGACAGCAGTGACAGTAGTGATAGCAGCGACAGCAGTGACAGCAGCGACAGCAGTGACAGCAGTGACAGCAGTGATAGCAGCGACAGCAATGACAGCAGTGATAGCAGCGACAGTAGCGATAGCAGTGACAGTAGTGATAGCAGCGACAGCAGTGACAGCAGCGACAGCAGTGACAGCAGTGATAGCAGCGACAGCAGTGACAGCAGCGACAGCAGTGATAGCAGTGACAGTAGTGACAGCAGCGACAGCAGTGACAGTAGCGACAGCAGCGACAGTAGTGACAGTAGTGACAGCAGTGACAGTAGTGACAGTAGTGATAGCAGCGACAGCAGTGACAGCAGCGATAGCAGTGACAGTAGTGACAGCAGCGACAGTAGTGACAGTAGTGACAGCAGTGATAGCAGTGACGGTAGTGATGATGACAGCAGTGATAATAACAAAGGCAGTGACAGTGCATCTGAAAACAGAGGTGACAATCGCAGGAAGAGCAAATCTAGTAAGAAGCACAACAATAGAGGAGACAGCAGTGACAGCATCAGTGAAGGCAGTGATAGTAATCACTCAACCAGTGATGATTAA